Proteins encoded by one window of Blautia luti:
- a CDS encoding PIN domain-containing protein, with product MKIIKTYYLIDYENVGSEGFKGCEKLRETDIIHLFYTDNSRKIDLDIINDHGESKLITHKVPTGNQSADMHLGSYLGYLIGKECTGQDEECKIVVISKDTGFDHIIEFWKTEKNVKISRNEKISGKQAQTRKQVKKQTDKEKDRQVAEQTDQKTEKQLNEQSEKQSAKQSENQNTKKPKQKIIDMKAGTKKLQQELVLVLDKAGMPKEVVNYVSTTVEKNAEDKNRKQQIYRSIISKYGQTKGLNIYNHIKKKI from the coding sequence ATGAAGATTATCAAAACTTATTATTTGATTGATTATGAAAATGTAGGAAGTGAAGGCTTCAAAGGATGCGAAAAATTACGGGAAACAGATATTATCCATCTTTTTTATACAGATAACAGCAGAAAAATAGATCTTGATATTATCAATGATCACGGAGAGTCAAAACTGATCACACATAAAGTACCGACAGGAAATCAGTCAGCAGATATGCATCTGGGATCTTATCTGGGATATCTGATAGGAAAAGAGTGTACAGGTCAGGATGAAGAATGTAAAATTGTCGTAATCAGCAAGGATACAGGATTTGACCATATTATAGAGTTCTGGAAAACAGAAAAAAATGTGAAAATTTCCAGAAACGAGAAGATTTCCGGAAAACAAGCGCAGACAAGAAAACAGGTAAAAAAACAGACCGATAAAGAAAAAGACAGACAGGTGGCAGAACAAACTGATCAGAAAACAGAAAAACAGTTGAATGAACAATCTGAAAAGCAGTCTGCCAAACAATCAGAGAATCAGAATACAAAAAAGCCAAAACAAAAGATAATTGACATGAAAGCCGGAACAAAGAAATTACAGCAAGAATTAGTATTGGTTCTCGACAAGGCAGGCATGCCAAAGGAAGTAGTAAACTATGTTTCTACAACTGTGGAGAAAAATGCAGAAGACAAAAACAGAAAGCAGCAGATTTACAGATCTATCATTTCCAAATACGGACAGACAAAAGGACTGAATATCTATAACCATATTAAAAAGAAAATCTAA
- a CDS encoding arsenate reductase family protein, which yields MNIQIFGTKKNFDSKKAERYFKERGIKYQFIDMKEKGLSKGEFQSVCKAIGGYNKLIDTDCKDKDLLALITYIAEEDKAEKILENQSIIKVPVVRNGKQATVGYQPEIWKNWK from the coding sequence ATGAATATACAGATTTTTGGTACAAAGAAAAACTTCGACAGCAAAAAAGCAGAACGCTATTTCAAAGAACGGGGAATTAAATATCAGTTTATAGATATGAAAGAAAAAGGCTTAAGTAAAGGTGAATTCCAATCTGTCTGCAAGGCAATTGGCGGTTATAACAAGCTGATAGATACTGACTGCAAGGATAAAGACCTGCTGGCATTGATTACCTATATTGCAGAGGAAGACAAAGCAGAGAAAATCCTCGAAAACCAGAGCATCATCAAAGTCCCTGTGGTAAGAAACGGAAAACAGGCGACAGTGGGATATCAGCCAGAGATTTGGAAGAACTGGAAATAA
- a CDS encoding DUF1653 domain-containing protein, which produces MAKIRIIKKNNDCSMEYEVGDICEVTGTWYGGVHINGRSGIPVSLDKEEYMELNTEPEEPDSAENENTLETPEHDIHAGDIVQHFKREWVSPDTSEYLYKVLAVAHHTENGEKLMIYQALYAPFKICARPYDMFMSEVDREKYPDIKQKYRFEKYTEK; this is translated from the coding sequence ATGGCAAAGATCAGAATCATAAAGAAAAATAATGACTGTAGCATGGAATACGAAGTAGGCGATATTTGTGAGGTCACAGGTACCTGGTATGGTGGTGTCCACATCAATGGTCGCTCCGGAATCCCGGTTTCCCTTGATAAAGAAGAGTATATGGAACTCAATACAGAACCAGAAGAACCTGACAGTGCGGAAAATGAAAATACTTTGGAAACACCGGAACACGATATTCATGCAGGCGACATTGTACAGCATTTCAAAAGAGAATGGGTATCCCCGGATACTTCCGAATATCTCTATAAAGTCCTGGCAGTAGCCCATCACACAGAAAATGGTGAAAAACTGATGATTTACCAGGCACTCTACGCACCCTTCAAAATCTGTGCCAGACCCTATGATATGTTTATGAGTGAAGTAGACAGAGAAAAATATCCAGATATTAAACAGAAGTACAGATTTGAAAAATATACTGAAAAATAG